The nucleotide sequence GGAGGTGGCGCAGAGGGCGGCCACCGCCGCCCGGTGGTAGTCGGGCAGCCGGTCGGCGTCGAACTGCTCGACCGTCCCCGGCACCCGGTCGACGAGGTCGAGACACCATCGCACCGGCGGGAGCAGCCGCCACGGCTCGATCTGCTGTCGCACCTCGACCAGGGCGAGCCGGGCCGTGAAGCCGAGCCGCAGGTCGCCGGCCGCGTCGGCGTACGCCACGATCCGGTCGAGTTCGGCGAGCTTGGCCGCGTCGTCCGGCCGGTCCCGGGCGTCCGCCAGTGCGGCGGCCAACTCGTCGGCGGTCACCCGACCGCTGCCCGGGGCTGGGTCATGGGAGTGCCTTTCTTCGGCGAGGTCCGACCGGCGGTGAGCTTACCCAGCGTGGCGGCCTCGCTACGTCAGCACTCGCTGCGTCGGCACTGCCCGCGTCGGCGCTCACTACGTCGGCACCTGTGATCTGCGAGGTAGCCGGGCCGACACGACCCGCAGAAGCGGGGAATCTCCTGCGCGCACCGCTAACGTGTGAACTTATGGCGGGCCGTGCCTCCTCTCAGGCGAACCGGCGCCGGAACGGGTCGACATCCCGCGCCGGCGGTACCCGGGCGGGCAACACCCGGGCACGTCAGCCGACCCGGGGCCGGGCCGCCGCCGCACGCCGGCCGACCCGGACCAGTCCGGCGGTCTACGTCGGCCGGGCGATCGGGGCGACCTGGATGGGGCTGGCGCACAGCGTCGGCTGGGCCATGCGGGCGGCCGGCCGGCAGGCGGCGACCGCCCGCGACCTCGACCCGGAGCACCGCCGGGACGGTGCCGGCCTGCTCCTGCTCGGCCTGGCGATTCTCAGTGCCGTGGCGGTCTGGTTCTCCTCGGCCGGGCCGCTGGGTGGCCAGCTCGCCGACACCATCCGGCTCTTCTTCGGCGCGATCTCCATCGTGCTGCCGGTCCTGCTGCTGATCGGCTCGGTCAGGCTGATGCGGGCACCCACCGAGCCGGAGCACCGGGGGCGGGGCCTGGTCGGCTGGACCGCGCTGATCGTCGGTACGGCAGCCCTGCTGCACATCGGAACCCGTCCGGTGAACAACGCCGAGCGGGACTACGCCGGTGGCCTGATCGGGGCCGGGGTCGGCGGCCCGCTGGAGAGCGCGGTAAGCGCCTGGGTCGCCGTACCGCTGCTGGTGTTGCTGTTGCTCTTCGGTCTGCTGGTGGTGACCGCGACCCCGATCAACAAGGTGCCGGAGCGACTCGGGCTGCTGGCCGGCGCGGTGCTCGGCCGGCCGGAGTCCGACGAGGACGCCGAAGCCGGATCGGCGCGTGGCGCGGAGGGACGCCGGCCGGCCCGCCGCCGCCCGTCGCCGCTGCCCGGCCCGGCCGACGAGGAGGAGGAGCCCGGCTACGAGGTCGACACTCCGGAGCCCGAGGCGGTGCCGCCGTCGCGCCGGTCGAAGGGGAAGGTACCGGCGGCCCGGAAGCCGCCGGAACCGCCGGAGCACTCGCCGGCACCGACCCGGGCCGAGCAGTTGGCGATCACCGGGCTGGCCGGCGACTACACGCTGCCACCGGCCAACCTGCTGCGTCCCGGCGGTGCGCCGAAGACCCGCAGCCGGGCCAACGACGAGGTGATCGCTGCGCTGACCGGGGTCTTCGAGCAGTTCGACGTGGACGCGGCGGTGACCGGTTTCACCCGGGGCCCGACCGTCACCCGGTACGAGGTCGAACTCGGGCACGGCGTGAAGGTCGAGCGGATCACCCAGCTCTCCCGCAACATCGCGTACGCGGTCAAGTCGCCGGACGTCCGGATCCTCAGCCCGATCCCGGGCAAGAGCGCGGTCGGTGTCGAGATCCCGAACAGCGACCGGGAGGACGTGGCGCTCGGCGACGTGCTCCGGTCCCGGGCGGCGGCGAGTGACCACCACCCGATGCTGGTGGCGCTCGGCAAGGACATCGAGGGCGGCTTCGTGGTGGCCAACCTGGCCAAGATGCCGCACATCCTCATCGCCGGGGCGACGGGTGCGGGCAAGAGCTCATGTCTGAACAGTCTGCTTGTGTCAATTCTGACCCGGGCCACTCCGGACGAGGTGCGGCTGCTGCTGATCGACCCGAAGCGGGTCGAGATGACGAACTACGAGGGGATTCCGCACCTGGTCACCCCGATCGTGACCAACCCGAAGAAGGCGGCCGACTCGCTGGACTGGGTGGTCCGCGAGATGGACATGCGCTACGACGACCTGGCCGCCGCCGGGGTGCGCCACATCGACGACTACAACCGCAAGGTCCGGGCCGGGCAGATCAAGCCGCCGCCGGGCAGTGAGCGGGAGATCCGGCCGTACCCGTACCTGCTGGTGATCGTGGACGAGCTGGCCGACCTGATGATGGTGGCGCCGCGCGACGTGGAGGACTCGGTCGTCCGGATCACCCAGCTCGCCCGGGCCGCCGGTATCCACCTGGTGCTGGCCACCCAGCGCCCCTCGGTCGACGTGGTGACCGGTCTGATCAAGGCGAACGTGCCGTCCCGGCTCGCCTTCGCGACCTCCTCGCTTGCCGACTCCCGGGTCATCCTCGACCAGCCCGGCGCGGAGAAGCTGATCGGCCGGGGCGACGGGCTGTTCCTGCCGATGGGCGCCTCCAAGCCGGTACGCATCCAGGGCGCCTGGGTGACCGAAAACGAGATCAACGACATCGTCAAGTTCTGCAAGGACCAGCGGGAGCCGGAGTTCCGGCCCGACGTGCTGACCCCGGCGCAGGACACCAAGAAAAAGGTCGACGAGGAGATCGGCGACGACGTCGACCTGCTGGTGCAGGCGATCGAGCTGGTGGTGACATCGCAGTTCGGCTCGACCTCGATGCTGCAACGCAAGCTGCGGGTCGGCTTCGCCAAGGCGGGCCGGCTGATGGACCTGATGGAGACCCGGGGGATCGTCGGGCCGTCCGAGGGCTCGAAGGCCCGGGACGTGCTGGTCAAGCCAGACGAGCTGGAGGAGGCACTGGCGGCGCTCCGGCCGGAGGACTGAGCCGGCCGGAGGAGTGGACAGGTCGGAGAGATCCCGGAATGGCTCCGCACCCGCAGCGGCGTTCACCCTCCGGGACACCTCACCCGGACACCACGGTTGACCTCAATCGTGGTTCACGTACCAGAATCGGATGATGACCCAGTTCATCACCGACGCCGAGGTTTCGGCCCGGCTGGACGCGGCGACCGCGGTGGAGGCGATCCGGGACGCCCTGCTGGCGGCGTACCGGGGCCGGTTCGTCACCCCGCCCAGGGCGGCCGTGCCGCTGGCGGGTGGCCGGCTGGTGCTCGCCGCCGGCCAGCTCACCGGCGAGTGGTACGGCTACGGCTCGTACGACACCTTCGGGCATGGCGAGAGCGAGCAGGTGGTGGCCCTGCACGAGGCCGGTACCGGACGGGTCCGGGCGATCGCGGTCGGCGCGGAGATCGGGTCCCGGCGTACCGGGGCGTTCGGCGGGGTGGCGGTGCGGGCACTCGCCCGGCCGGACGCGGCCACCCTGGGTGTGATCGGGGCCGGTGGCCAGGCGTGGGCGCAGGTCTGGGCCGTCGCGGCGGTGCGCCGGCTGCGCGAGGTGACGGTCTTCTGCCGTAGCCCCGCCGGGCGGGAGAAGTTCGCCGCCCGGGTCCGCTCCGAACTGGGCATCCCGGCCCGGCCGGTGTCCACCGGCCCCGAGGCGGTACGCGACCGCGACATCGTGGTACTCGCCACCAGCAGCCCTACACCGGTGATCTCGGCCGCCGACCTGAGCCCCGGCTGCCACCTCAACACCGTCGGCCCCAAGCAGGTGGGTCGGGCGGAGTTCGGTCCCGACCTGCTGGACCGGGCGGATCTGCTGGTCACCGAGTCACTAGAGCAGGCCGGGGCGTACGACCCGCCGATGCTCGGCACCGTCGGGGCGTACGCCGGGCGGTTGCGGGCGCTGGGCGGGGTGCTGCCCGGCCGGACCACGGCGGACCAGGTGACCGTCTTCTGCTCGGTGGGCCTGGCCGGCGCCGAGGCGTTCCTGCTCGACCGGCTGACCAGGCCGAAGCGGGAGCCGACCAGTGCCGCCTCGGTCGGGTCGACGGATGCGGTCCCGGCCGGGTCGACGGGTGCGGCTCCGGGCGAGGCGGCCGGTGTGGCGGCGCCGGGACGGAACGCCGGCTGCGGGTGACCCGGGCCGCCGGGCGGGGTGACCGAGCCGCCGGGCGGGGTGACCCGAGCGCTCCGGGCGGGCGCCGTGCCGGGGCCCGCCCGCCCTCCCGGTAGGCTCGGATGGTGTCTGCCGATTCCTCCTCCCGGCGCCGGGTCGCGCTGCTCACTCTCGGCTGTGCCCGTAACGAGGTCGACTCGGAGGAGCTGGCCGCCCGGCTGGACGCCGACGGCTGGCAGGTGACCACCGACGGCGAGGGCGCCGACGTGGTGCTGGTCAACACCTGTGGCTTCGTGGAGAAGGCCAAGCAGGACTCGATCCAGACCCTGCTGGCCGCCGCCGACACCGGAGCCAAGGTCGTGGCGGCCGGCTGCATGGCCGAGCGGTACGGCCGGGAGCTGGCCGACGGCATGCCCGAGGCCGGCGCCGTGCTCAGCTTCGACGACTATCCCGACATCTCCGCCCGGCTGGACGACGTGCTGGCCGGCAAGCAGCTCCCCGCGCACACCCCCCGGGACCGGCGCGAGCTGCTGCCGTTGACTCCGGTGGCCCGGCACGGCGGCTCCGTGGTGGTGCCCGGGCACGGCGACGCGGCCGGCCGTCCGGCCGGCGACGCGGCGGTGCCGGGGCCGGCAGGCGGGCCGGTGTCGGGCGGCGCCGCGAGCCGTCCGGCCGGCGGTGCGCTGGTGGCCGACGAGCACACCCCGGCGCACCTGCGCCCGGTACTCCGGCACCGGCTCGACTCCGGCCCGGTCGCCTCGTTGAAGCTGGCAAGTGGCTGCGACCGGCGCTGCGCGTTCTGCGCGATCCCGGCGTTCCGTGGCGCCTTCGTCTCGCGTACCCCGGACGAGCTGCTCGCCGAGGCGGAGTGGCTGGCCCGCTCCGGCGTACGGGAGCTGGTGCTGGTCAGCGAGAACTCCACCTCGTACGGCAAGGATCTCGGCGACCCCCGGCTGCTGGAGAAACTGCTCCCGCAGCTGGCCGCGGTCGACGGCATCGTCCGGGTCCGGGCCAGCTACCTCCAGCCGGCGGAGACCCGTCCGGGGCTGGTCGAGGCGATCGCCAGCACACCCGGGGTGGCGCCCTACTTCGACCTCTCGTTCCAGCACTCCAGCGAGGCGGTACTCCGCCGGATGCGCCGATTCGGCTCGACCGACCGGTTCCTCGACCTGCTCGCCTCGGTCCGGCGGCTCGCGCCCGACGCCGGAGCCCGGAGCAACGTGATCGTCGGCTTCCCCGGCGAGACCCGGGCGGACGTGGCGGAGCTGGAGCGCTTCCTCACCGCCGCCCGGCTGGACGCGATCGGGGTCTTCGACTACAGCGACGAGGACGGCACCGAGGCCGCCACCCTGTCGGGCAAGGTGTCGCCGGCCACGGTCAAGCGGCGCTACGACCGGCTCTCCGCGCTCGCCGACGAGCTCTGCTCGCAACGTGCCGAGGAGCGGCTCGGCTCCAGCGTCGAGGTGCTCGTCGACTCGGTGGACGACGGCGTCGTGGAGGGCCGGGCGGCCCACCAGGCGCCGGAGGTGGACGGCTCGACCACCCTGGTCGCGCCGACCGGCGGCGGGGTCGACCTGGCCGCGCTCTGCCCGGGCGACCTGGTCCGGGCCAGGGTCACCGGCACCGAGGGCGTGGACCTGGTGGCCGTGCCGGAGGAGATGATCTCGGCGGCGCCGCGTGGGGCGGGGTGACCCCGGTGGCAGCGACGGTCCCGCCGGGGATGACCCGCCGGGGCGCCGCCGGCGGCGGGAAGCCGTCGTGACCGGGGCGGCGGATCCGGTACCCGGCGCGGCGGCCTCGGCGGTGCCGGGCGCGGCGGTACCCGGCGTGGCGGTACCAGGCGTGGCGGCGTCGGCGGTACCGGCTGGCCGGGCTGCCGCGGACGTCGATCCGGCGACCGGCGATCCGATGGCGCTCCATCCGGTGCGGACCGACCCGATGGCCGATCCGGTGACCGATCCGGTGGCGACCGGGCGGGTGGGTCCGGTTCCGCTGGTCAACGCGGCCAACGGGCTCACCGCGCTCCGACTGGCGTTGGTGCCCGTCTTCGTCGGTCTGGTGGTCGCCTCCGGGATGGTGCACCCCGGCTGGCGGGTGGCCGCCTGTCTGACCTTCGTCGTCGCCTCGGTGACGGATCTGGTGGACGGGTGGATCGCCCGGCGCTGGGCGCTGGTCACCTCGTTCGGAAAAGTGGCCGACCCGATCGCCGACAAGGCCCTGACCGGCACCGCTCTGGTTCTATTGTCCTGGTATGACCGGATCCCCTGGTGGATCACCGTGCTCATCCTGGTACGCGAGTTCGGCATCACGCTGATGCGCTTCTGGGTGATCCGGTACGGCGTCATCGCGGCCAGCCGGGGCGGCAAGGCCAAGACCGCCGTCCAGATCCTGGCCATCGTCTGGTACCTCTGGCCGGTTCCGGAGAGCGTCGCCTGGGTAGGACCGTGGATCCTCGGCGTCGCCGTGGTGGTGACCGTGGTGACCGGGCTCGACTACGTGGTCCGGGCGCTGCGGCTGCGTCGCCCGGCCCGCTGACCGGCCGCCGCAGGACGGGGCACGCACAGCAGTACCGGCCGCACGGCCCGGCCGAGAACCGACAGGAGGACCGGATGGCGGAGGATCCCGCACGGGCAGCCGACAACGCGGCGGCGGCGGTGGTGCACGCGCTCGCCGACCGGGGTGCCACGCTCGCGGTGGTGGAGTCGCTCACCGGCGGCCTGCTCTCCGCCACCATCGTCGACATCGCCGGGGTCAGCAGCGTGTTCCGGGGCGGCCTGGTGGCGTACGCGACCGAGTTGAAGTCGTCGCTGGTGGGCGTACCGGCCGAGCTGCTCGACCAGCGCGGCGCGGTCGACCCGGACGTGGCGGTGGCGCTGGCCGAGGGCGGCCGGCAGCGCTGTGCCGCGGACTGGTGCCTCGCCACCACCGGCGTCGCCGGTCCCGAACCACAGGACGGCAAACCGGTCGGGCTCGTCTTCGTGGCGGCGGCCGGACCCACCGGCACCGAGGTACGCCGGCTCGACATCAGCGGCAACCGGCTGCGGATCCGGATCGAGGCGGTGAGTGGTGCCCTGCACCTGCTCAGCGAGCGGCTGCACGCCGGGGTCGACGGGAGCCCGGTCGGCGGCGCCCGCTGACCAACTGGCGGGGCGGGATGTCGTCGGCGGCCGTAGCGGGTACGGTTGCGGGAAGGCTCGGGCAGTCGACGTCGCGGTACCCCCCGCATCGCGGCCGGATCGACGCGCCGCACCCGCGGCGAGGTCGGTGTCGCCGCAGCACGGCGGGGTCGGCGTGACGACGCCGGTCCGACGTCCGGGAGAGTCTGAGCCCGCGACACGGGAGGTGCGATGGTCCTGCTACGCCGGGTGATCGGTGACGCGTTACGGGCGCGTCGGCAGGGGCAGCACCGGACCCTGCGCGAGGTCTCCTCCGCCGCGAACGTCAGCCTGGGCTACCTCTCCGAGATCGAGCGCGGTCAGAAGGAGGCATCGAGCGAGCTGCTCGCCGCCATCTGCGACGCGCTGGGAGCCCGGCTCTCCGAGCTGCTCCGGGACGTCAGCGACACGGTCGAAGTGGCCGAAGGGGTGCCCGGAGTGCTGATACCGGTCCAGGAGAGCCCGGCCCCGGGGCGGGCCGGAGCGAAGCGTCCGGAGTCGGGTGGACCGGCCGAGGAGGCCGGGCGGGCCGCTCCGACCTACCCGGCACCGGCCCGGCAGTCCGGTGCGGCCGAGCCGACCCGCGAGACGGCGGCCGAGCCGGTACGCCAGTCCGGGACCGCCGAGCCGGCCCGGCAGGCCGCAGCGGCCGAGCCGGCGCGTACCGAGCCCGCCGCCCAGTCGGCGCTGGTCGAGGCGTCCCT is from Micromonospora sp. WMMD1102 and encodes:
- a CDS encoding CinA family protein; this encodes MAEDPARAADNAAAAVVHALADRGATLAVVESLTGGLLSATIVDIAGVSSVFRGGLVAYATELKSSLVGVPAELLDQRGAVDPDVAVALAEGGRQRCAADWCLATTGVAGPEPQDGKPVGLVFVAAAGPTGTEVRRLDISGNRLRIRIEAVSGALHLLSERLHAGVDGSPVGGAR
- the rimO gene encoding 30S ribosomal protein S12 methylthiotransferase RimO; this translates as MVSADSSSRRRVALLTLGCARNEVDSEELAARLDADGWQVTTDGEGADVVLVNTCGFVEKAKQDSIQTLLAAADTGAKVVAAGCMAERYGRELADGMPEAGAVLSFDDYPDISARLDDVLAGKQLPAHTPRDRRELLPLTPVARHGGSVVVPGHGDAAGRPAGDAAVPGPAGGPVSGGAASRPAGGALVADEHTPAHLRPVLRHRLDSGPVASLKLASGCDRRCAFCAIPAFRGAFVSRTPDELLAEAEWLARSGVRELVLVSENSTSYGKDLGDPRLLEKLLPQLAAVDGIVRVRASYLQPAETRPGLVEAIASTPGVAPYFDLSFQHSSEAVLRRMRRFGSTDRFLDLLASVRRLAPDAGARSNVIVGFPGETRADVAELERFLTAARLDAIGVFDYSDEDGTEAATLSGKVSPATVKRRYDRLSALADELCSQRAEERLGSSVEVLVDSVDDGVVEGRAAHQAPEVDGSTTLVAPTGGGVDLAALCPGDLVRARVTGTEGVDLVAVPEEMISAAPRGAG
- the pgsA gene encoding CDP-diacylglycerol--glycerol-3-phosphate 3-phosphatidyltransferase; translated protein: MADPVTDPVATGRVGPVPLVNAANGLTALRLALVPVFVGLVVASGMVHPGWRVAACLTFVVASVTDLVDGWIARRWALVTSFGKVADPIADKALTGTALVLLSWYDRIPWWITVLILVREFGITLMRFWVIRYGVIAASRGGKAKTAVQILAIVWYLWPVPESVAWVGPWILGVAVVVTVVTGLDYVVRALRLRRPAR
- a CDS encoding DNA translocase FtsK, with translation MAGRASSQANRRRNGSTSRAGGTRAGNTRARQPTRGRAAAARRPTRTSPAVYVGRAIGATWMGLAHSVGWAMRAAGRQAATARDLDPEHRRDGAGLLLLGLAILSAVAVWFSSAGPLGGQLADTIRLFFGAISIVLPVLLLIGSVRLMRAPTEPEHRGRGLVGWTALIVGTAALLHIGTRPVNNAERDYAGGLIGAGVGGPLESAVSAWVAVPLLVLLLLFGLLVVTATPINKVPERLGLLAGAVLGRPESDEDAEAGSARGAEGRRPARRRPSPLPGPADEEEEPGYEVDTPEPEAVPPSRRSKGKVPAARKPPEPPEHSPAPTRAEQLAITGLAGDYTLPPANLLRPGGAPKTRSRANDEVIAALTGVFEQFDVDAAVTGFTRGPTVTRYEVELGHGVKVERITQLSRNIAYAVKSPDVRILSPIPGKSAVGVEIPNSDREDVALGDVLRSRAAASDHHPMLVALGKDIEGGFVVANLAKMPHILIAGATGAGKSSCLNSLLVSILTRATPDEVRLLLIDPKRVEMTNYEGIPHLVTPIVTNPKKAADSLDWVVREMDMRYDDLAAAGVRHIDDYNRKVRAGQIKPPPGSEREIRPYPYLLVIVDELADLMMVAPRDVEDSVVRITQLARAAGIHLVLATQRPSVDVVTGLIKANVPSRLAFATSSLADSRVILDQPGAEKLIGRGDGLFLPMGASKPVRIQGAWVTENEINDIVKFCKDQREPEFRPDVLTPAQDTKKKVDEEIGDDVDLLVQAIELVVTSQFGSTSMLQRKLRVGFAKAGRLMDLMETRGIVGPSEGSKARDVLVKPDELEEALAALRPED